Genomic DNA from Streptomyces sp. NBC_01571:
GCCCAGGACGGACGCGTCCAGCAGCAGGAAGGAGACGGCGACCAGAGTTGCGAACAGGGCCGTGCCCAGCACCACCACCGCGAGCGCGACGGTGACCAGGTTGCAGGGGTCCAGGGCACCGCGCTCCCGGAGCGGCCTGCCGCACCCGGCGTCGCAGGCGGCGGCCCCAAGGGCGGGAAGGGGGCGGGAAGGGAGACGAGCGCGGCCCGGAGCGCGGTGTCGACCTCTGCGCTGATCGGGCAGAGCCGGACCCGCCGCGGAAGGCCGGTGCGAAGGATCGCCATGTCCCATTCGGCACCGTCCAGGTGGCTTCTGACGGCGTCGGCGATGTCGGAGACGTCGGCCTGCTCGCTCACGCTGAGCGGGGCTGTCATCGTGCCGACCTGCCCTCTGACCCGAGCACGGACCGCCCGGCGGAGATGATCGTGCAACCGGGGGCGCGAGAGCCCGGGCGATCTCCGACGGCAGGCCGGGGTCGGTCACCAGCACGACGCACACGGCAGCGTCCGGGCCGCTTGCGCCGTGGCGCGGTTGGTGTGCCGAAGGATCCGGGGTCACCCGGCGGATTCGAGGGCCTGGGAGAAGTCCGTTCCGAGCTGCGACATCAGGTCGTTGAACTCCTTCTCGCTGATCGCCTCCCGGAGCAAGGCCAGTACAGTCCGCACACCCCGGTCGGCTTCCTCCTCCTTGAGCATGGTGCGTTCGGCCACGCGCCGCACGGTGTCGTGGTGGCCGAAGCGCTCGATGCGGTCGGTGGTTCCCCGGCGCACCGCCTCCGCGAGGTCCTCGGGAAGCTCGGTGATCAGGTCCCTGGCCTCGCCCCGGCTCAGCCGGTGGGCCAGCGTCTCGAGCGTGGCCCAGGTGAGGTCCGCCGCCTCCTGCCGGCTCAGTCCGGTGCGCTCGGCGACGGTACGGACGAATTGGTTCTGATCCATGCGTCGTACCCCTTCGCTGCTGTGTTGCGACGAACGGCGCGGTCCCCCCCTGCAAGCCTGCCACGCCGACCCGGCCCGTGCCCGCGCACGGACGGCGGTGACCACGACCACCCACAGCTTGACGCCTCCGTGCACCGTGGTGCGCAGGGCCTCACCGGCCAGGACGGTGTCGAAGACGTTGAATCCGGCGCATGGCACAGAGGCGAAGAGCCACACCGTGGGGCAGGACGATATGGTCTCCCACTCACCCCAGGGCCTGCGGCTGGGGCTGCCCCAGAGGATGCAGTCGCTCGAACACCTCACCCGACTGCTCCGGTGCCGTCTCGCGAGAGGCCGGATTCCTGACCCATGCGCGGTGCATTGCTGACCTTCCGAGAACTGCCGGCTCGTCCGCGGAGTCTCAGCCCGCCGGGTCGATTCCGACCGCCCGATTTGGTCACCGTGCACCGATGCCGATCGCATACCCGGCGCGCAGCATGGCATTCGTCGACCGCCGAGTTGATCGCCGCGTACTCATGCCGATGCCGGCCCCGGTGAGCTCATCCCGGCCCGCAACCGCGGACAGGTCGACCTGACCGTCAACAGCAGCTACTGGGTCGGGGACGCCCGTCGGGAGCTGGGTGCACTCGCCCCGCTGAACACCGCCTGGTTCCCCGGCGGACGTCGGCTGACGGGTGGCCTTCGGCAACGGCGGCTTCCTCGGACTGGGGACCATGCTGGTCCGCCGCAACGTTGCTGGGAGCCCTCGTTGGCCGTTCATCCACGGGCGCTGCTGGGCCTGGCCCTCTTGGTCGGGCAGGCGTTCCTGTACAACGCCGTGCGCTTCGACCTGGGCACCTGAAGGACACGGTCGAGGAGACCTGGGCGCAGCGGCTGTCCTCCGGTGCCTCTACCCGGCCGGCCCGGGCCGGCCGCTGACGGGAGGGATGTGGAAGATGTCCGACGATACGTGCACCCGGCCCGCGGCGTTTGTCTTCGACCTGGACGGGACACTCGTCGACAGCGTCTACCAGCACGTCATCGCCTGGCAGCAGGCGTTGAGCGAGATGGGCATCGGCCTGGCGGTCTGGCGGATCCACCGGAGGATCGGGATGAGCGGTGGCCTGCTCGTGCAGGCCACGCTGCGCGAGACCGGCGTACGGCTGACGCCGAAAGAGGCCGACGAACTGCAGAACGCCCATCACCGCCACTTCGAAGGCTGGACGAACGCCATCCGGCCGCTGCCCGGAGCCGCCGAGCTTCTCCGGACGCTGACGGACCGCGGCGTCCCCTGGACGATCGCCACCAGCGCCCGCCGGGACGACGCGGCACCCATGCTCGCCAGGCTCGGCGTGCCGCCCGACGTGCCGACGGTCACCCGTGAGGAAGTCAGCCGCGCCAAACCCGACCCCGATCTGTTCCTGGCGGGCGCGGCGCGGCTCGGCATCCCCGCCCGCGACTGTGTCGTCGTCGGAGACAGCGTGTGGGATCTGCTGGCTGCGCGGCGGGCGGGGGCACTCGGAGTGGGGCTGCTGTCCGGAGGATACGGGCAGGACGAACTGGAGCGGGCCCAGGCGTTCCGGGTGTACACCGACCCCCTCGACCTGCTGGGGCACATCGACGAACTCGGCGTCCGGGACGCGCA
This window encodes:
- a CDS encoding HAD family phosphatase; the encoded protein is MSDDTCTRPAAFVFDLDGTLVDSVYQHVIAWQQALSEMGIGLAVWRIHRRIGMSGGLLVQATLRETGVRLTPKEADELQNAHHRHFEGWTNAIRPLPGAAELLRTLTDRGVPWTIATSARRDDAAPMLARLGVPPDVPTVTREEVSRAKPDPDLFLAGAARLGIPARDCVVVGDSVWDLLAARRAGALGVGLLSGGYGQDELERAQAFRVYTDPLDLLGHIDELGVRDAHGA
- a CDS encoding DUF2267 domain-containing protein, producing MDQNQFVRTVAERTGLSRQEAADLTWATLETLAHRLSRGEARDLITELPEDLAEAVRRGTTDRIERFGHHDTVRRVAERTMLKEEEADRGVRTVLALLREAISEKEFNDLMSQLGTDFSQALESAG